The DNA region GAGCCGGGCATCGCTCCTTAAGACTGAGGTAGCGGACATTACGCTAAAAGATAGTAATAGCATTTCGTGAGCCACAATCATTGTGGGCGACGCGATTACAGCACCAAGCGGAATTGCTGAGCATTCCGGAAAGGCAGTTGCCGCGAGCGAAACATGAGGTAGCACCATGCCATTGACtgctgtacatacagcggCAAAACACCTGACTCTAGGTGGTTTGCGCATCGCGATTCAAATTACACTAGGCAATCACGACTACCGGAGCGATTTAACAATGTTGAAGGCTTGCTGACAGTCTTTAGAGTAGCTCACCTCTTCGGGAAAAGCAACTACGATGACCGCCGGAAACTCATTCCGTAAATGATCCAACTgtcccccttttcttttttttaCACTAGCGTCGTGTCCGCGCCCACCAGTGATACAATGATGACCCACCAGTCTGATGGTGTTATAGTAATGCAGTCCGAAAAGACAGTGGAGCCACTCTTCCAGCTACTGGTCCACAAAGTAACAATCGAGAACTTCGATTTGATGCGAGATCTGGGTAAGCATTCTCTTACACGAACGCTGAAGGTATGGCAGTCTCAACTGCCTCCTCCAAGCACGAAGGAAGGCGTTGCCTGATTGCCCAGAGGACTCCGACGGTAAaacgtctttttttctctttttttctacCGATGAGAAACCTCGTTGGTTGCAGATTTTTTTGAGCAAGGCACGGTCCTTTTTCTTGGCCCTTTCGGCCAATCTGCTGGCTTGGATCTTCAGCTGTGGTGAGCTTTCTTCGCGATTATGAGTATGGCACTGGTAGTCTCATAGTTTTGCGGGCTTATAGGCTGTGCCCAAACGGTACGCCATCAGTAAGTTCTGAAGGGTAGCACTGTCCAATGCACTCGCTTGTTCTCTAGGCGACCGAGAGGATTGGGACGCACTCACTATCACCATATCTAATGAAGGTACGCTACTATGAGTGACAACATACACAAGTAACTAGTATTAACATTGCCGACGCACCAGGGACGGAAGGTTCGCTTCAGCAAAGCCTTAATATCAATCTATTTACAGAGCATTCTCTCTTCAGATCTCCCTGATTTTACCAAGCTAGCCCTTCTCGATTCGAAAGATGGCATGAAAGAGATCTCTTCGTGCGAGACAGTCGGAATATGCAGGGCTAAAAGGGGATacgttcgttttttcttcaaCTGGACAGAGCACAACATTTTGCGAGTAAGGCGAATGCAGAACTCCAGAAGTTGCTGTGATTAATCCTGGTCCAGGTGGGGAGCCGACTTATTCTGAAGATGGAGATGCGGTTCTTGCGGAGGATGGTTCAGCTTGGGAGTGAACCAACAAAGCCACCGGTGTCTTCAACCTTTCATCAAGATGTTTTCGAATACCTGTCTGACCAGTGAGCTGTCAACACGATGCATATTCTTTGTCTCCGCTAGACACCAAAACGATATAGCTTTTTCAAGTCAACCAATGGTatgcgaagg from Neospora caninum Liverpool complete genome, chromosome VIIb includes:
- a CDS encoding putative BTB/POZ domain-containing protein, which produces MMTHQSDGVIVMQSEKTVEPLFQLLVHKVTIENFDLMRDLARRKALPDCPEDSDDFFEQGTVLFLGPFGQSAGLDLQLWLCPNGDREDWDALTITISNEGTEDLPDFTKLALLDSKDGMKEISSCETVGICRAKRGYVRFFFNWTEHNILRVGSRLILKMEMRFLRRMVQLGSEPTKPPVSSTFHQDVFEYLSDHFFKSTNDRVIIDVAGTKMVCSKVLLSCRSPVFQRMFLGNFREATSESIELSDLDVETAILLLNWIQTDRFPGSSEISWTASVKLLMAADRFQIQRLIDFCNRQLRQLLARGLASLHDVVSMRKLIHENATPITSQLGTKGVMHCTSVLTNACNLSTARDCEGYLASKAALDPSRLWSVLDYVPQCAKVE